A DNA window from Massilia putida contains the following coding sequences:
- a CDS encoding M13 family metallopeptidase, with protein sequence MKRYLLSTLTLSMLAAFAPAGADNVAPAVAPSASSGIDMQYIDPNVRVQDDFFTYLNGKWLKTTEIPSDRASWGTFIKLREDTQPQLLGIIEADQKDPHKKAGTDAQKIADLYTSFMDEKKLETLGYKPLTGELARIRALKDKKGVPELVAHLSKIGVATPYGIGVAQDAKESTKYATYIRQGGLGMPDRDYYLKLDDAKMAATKARYQTHVAKILLLSGDKDAEAKAQAIVAFETELARAQWTKVELRDPNKSYNKMDVAQLTALTPGYDWKAALGAAGVANKVDYVIVGQPSYLKGLDQILANTDLETVKAYFQWQLLREYAPYLSKAFVDEDFDFYGKTLTGVDVNRPRWKIGVSVVEGALGEALGREYVAKYFPPERKARMEELVKNVLAAYRESIDHLDWMGPETKQEAQAKLAKFTPKIGYPNKWRDYSRLKIKHDDLVGNVERAATFAYNRNIDKLGKPIDREEWGMTPQTVNAYYNSRMNEIVFPAAILQPPFFDAKADDAANYGAIGAVIGHEIGHGFDDKGSQSDGDGNLRNWWTAEDQARFKAKTDMLVKQYDAFEPIPGYHVNGALTLGENIGDNSGLAIAYKAYKISLHGQPAPVIDGLTGDQRFFMGFGQVWRSKMREAQQIVQVKTDPHSPGQFRANGTLRNQAAFYEAFGVKEGDKMYLPPEQRVTIW encoded by the coding sequence GTGAAACGATACCTTCTCAGCACCCTGACCTTGTCCATGCTGGCCGCCTTCGCACCCGCGGGCGCCGACAACGTCGCGCCGGCCGTCGCACCCTCGGCCAGTTCCGGCATCGACATGCAATACATCGACCCGAACGTACGCGTGCAGGACGATTTCTTCACTTACCTGAACGGCAAGTGGCTCAAGACGACCGAGATCCCCTCGGACCGCGCGAGCTGGGGCACCTTCATAAAGCTGCGCGAAGACACGCAGCCGCAACTCCTCGGCATCATCGAAGCCGACCAGAAGGACCCGCACAAGAAGGCCGGCACCGACGCGCAGAAGATCGCCGACCTGTACACCAGCTTCATGGACGAGAAAAAGCTGGAGACGCTGGGTTACAAGCCGCTGACCGGCGAGCTTGCCCGCATCCGCGCGTTGAAGGACAAGAAGGGCGTGCCGGAGCTGGTCGCGCACTTGTCGAAGATCGGCGTCGCGACCCCGTACGGCATCGGCGTCGCACAGGACGCGAAAGAGTCCACCAAGTACGCCACCTATATCCGCCAGGGCGGCCTGGGCATGCCCGACCGCGATTACTACCTGAAGCTGGATGACGCCAAGATGGCCGCCACCAAGGCCAGGTATCAGACGCACGTCGCGAAGATCCTTCTACTGTCCGGCGACAAGGACGCGGAAGCGAAGGCGCAGGCCATCGTCGCGTTCGAGACCGAGCTGGCCAGGGCGCAGTGGACGAAGGTCGAACTGCGCGACCCGAACAAGAGCTACAACAAGATGGACGTGGCCCAGCTCACGGCACTGACGCCGGGCTACGACTGGAAGGCGGCGCTGGGCGCGGCCGGCGTGGCCAACAAGGTCGACTACGTGATCGTCGGCCAGCCGAGCTACCTGAAAGGCCTCGACCAGATCCTCGCGAATACCGACCTCGAGACCGTCAAGGCCTATTTCCAGTGGCAGCTGCTGCGCGAATACGCGCCTTACCTGTCGAAGGCGTTCGTCGACGAGGACTTCGATTTCTACGGCAAGACGCTGACGGGCGTGGACGTCAACCGTCCGCGCTGGAAGATCGGCGTGTCGGTCGTCGAAGGCGCGCTGGGCGAGGCGCTGGGCCGCGAATACGTGGCCAAGTACTTCCCGCCGGAGCGCAAGGCGCGCATGGAAGAACTGGTCAAGAACGTGCTGGCCGCCTACCGCGAATCGATCGATCACCTCGACTGGATGGGACCCGAGACGAAGCAGGAAGCCCAGGCCAAGCTGGCGAAGTTCACGCCCAAGATCGGCTACCCGAACAAGTGGCGTGATTACTCGCGTTTAAAGATCAAACACGACGACCTGGTCGGCAACGTGGAACGCGCCGCGACCTTCGCGTACAACCGCAACATCGACAAGCTGGGCAAGCCGATCGACCGCGAAGAGTGGGGCATGACGCCGCAGACGGTGAACGCCTATTACAATTCGCGCATGAACGAGATCGTGTTCCCGGCCGCGATCCTGCAGCCGCCGTTCTTCGACGCGAAGGCTGACGACGCCGCGAACTACGGCGCGATCGGCGCCGTGATCGGCCACGAAATCGGCCATGGTTTCGACGACAAGGGCAGCCAGTCCGACGGCGACGGCAACCTGCGCAACTGGTGGACGGCCGAGGACCAGGCACGCTTCAAGGCCAAGACCGACATGCTGGTCAAGCAGTACGACGCGTTCGAACCGATCCCGGGCTACCACGTCAACGGCGCCCTCACGCTGGGCGAGAACATCGGCGACAACTCGGGCCTGGCGATTGCCTACAAGGCCTACAAGATCTCGCTGCACGGCCAGCCGGCGCCCGTCATCGACGGCCTCACCGGCGACCAGCGTTTCTTCATGGGCTTCGGCCAGGTCTGGCGCTCGAAGATGCGCGAGGCCCAGCAGATCGTGCAGGTCAAGACCGATCCGCATTCGCCGGGCCAGTTCCGCGCGAACGGCACGCTGCGCAACCAGGCCGCGTTCTACGAGGCGTTCGGCGTGAAGGAAGGCGACAAGATGTATCTGCCGCCGGAACAGCGCGTCACGATCTGGTAA
- a CDS encoding M13 family metallopeptidase, whose amino-acid sequence MKKHYLLSALTLALFANAGHAAEGAAAKNTAIKKGQTLAAGIATEYIDPAVRPQDDFYEYLNGKWMKTVEIPADKSSWGSFAKLRDDTLPQLRGIIEKSAAGNPAKGTDAQRIGDYYASFMDEAKLEQLGITPLSSELAKIAALKDKSELPALLAHLGKIGVNVPYDFGIHQDNKDSTKYVADIYQSGLGMPDRDYYLKADDAKLANAKAKYLTHVEKTLAMAGDKNAAADAKAIVDFETELAKVQWTKVELRDPIKAYNKVALADMVKVAPDYDWNRYLEATGIAGKTTYVIVSQPTYLKGFAEISNKTSLDTWKAYLTMHLVDAYANYLNKAFVDERFDFYGKTLSGVKEMEPRWKRGVGAIEHSQGESLGKLYVAEYFPPERKARMEALVKNLLAAYKQSIDKLDWMSPATKKEAQAKLAKFTPKIGYPNKWKDYSALVVVRDDLVGNVMRSREVEYNRELNKLGKPIDRDEWGMTPQTINAYYNPEMNEIVFPAAILQPPFFDANADDAVNYGGIGAVIGHEISHGFDDQGAQYDGDGNLRDWWTETDHKNFKAKTQMLVNQYNQFEPIKGYHVNGELTLGENIADNSGLAIAYKAYKISLKGKKAPVIDGLSGEQRLYMGWAQVWRTKMREQQQIVQVKTDPHSPGQFRANGTLRNQPGFYDAFKVKQGDKMYLAPQDRVIIW is encoded by the coding sequence ATGAAGAAGCACTACCTGTTGAGCGCCCTGACCCTGGCGCTGTTCGCCAACGCCGGCCATGCGGCGGAAGGCGCCGCCGCCAAGAACACGGCCATCAAGAAGGGCCAGACCCTGGCCGCCGGCATCGCCACCGAATACATCGATCCGGCCGTGCGTCCGCAGGACGATTTTTATGAATACCTGAACGGCAAGTGGATGAAGACGGTCGAGATCCCGGCCGACAAGTCGAGCTGGGGCTCGTTCGCCAAGCTGCGCGACGACACGCTGCCGCAGCTGCGCGGCATCATCGAGAAATCCGCCGCCGGCAATCCGGCCAAGGGCACGGACGCCCAGCGCATCGGCGACTACTACGCCAGCTTCATGGACGAAGCGAAGCTGGAGCAACTGGGCATCACGCCTTTGAGTAGCGAACTGGCGAAGATCGCCGCCCTGAAGGACAAGTCCGAGCTGCCCGCGCTGCTGGCGCATCTGGGCAAGATCGGCGTGAACGTGCCGTACGACTTCGGCATCCACCAGGACAACAAGGATTCGACGAAGTACGTCGCCGACATCTACCAGAGCGGCCTGGGCATGCCCGACCGCGACTATTACCTGAAGGCCGACGACGCCAAGCTGGCCAATGCGAAAGCCAAGTACCTGACGCACGTCGAGAAGACCCTGGCCATGGCCGGCGACAAGAACGCCGCCGCCGATGCAAAAGCCATCGTCGACTTCGAGACGGAGTTGGCCAAGGTACAGTGGACCAAGGTCGAACTGCGCGACCCGATCAAGGCCTACAACAAGGTGGCGCTGGCCGACATGGTCAAGGTCGCGCCGGATTACGACTGGAACCGCTACCTGGAGGCCACCGGCATCGCCGGCAAGACGACGTATGTGATCGTCAGCCAGCCGACTTACCTGAAGGGCTTCGCCGAGATCTCCAACAAGACCTCGCTGGACACCTGGAAGGCCTACCTGACGATGCACCTGGTGGACGCCTATGCGAACTACCTGAACAAGGCCTTCGTCGACGAGCGCTTCGACTTCTACGGCAAGACCCTGTCGGGCGTGAAGGAAATGGAACCGCGCTGGAAGCGTGGCGTGGGCGCGATCGAGCACTCGCAGGGCGAGTCGTTGGGCAAGCTGTACGTCGCCGAATACTTCCCGCCGGAGCGCAAGGCGCGCATGGAAGCGCTGGTCAAGAACCTGCTGGCCGCGTACAAGCAAAGCATCGACAAGCTGGACTGGATGAGCCCCGCGACCAAGAAGGAAGCGCAGGCCAAACTGGCGAAGTTCACGCCCAAGATCGGCTACCCGAACAAGTGGAAGGATTACTCGGCCCTCGTCGTCGTGCGTGACGACCTGGTGGGCAACGTGATGCGTTCGCGCGAAGTCGAGTATAACCGCGAACTGAACAAGCTGGGCAAGCCGATCGACCGCGACGAGTGGGGCATGACGCCGCAGACCATCAACGCGTACTACAACCCGGAGATGAACGAGATCGTGTTCCCGGCCGCGATCCTGCAGCCACCGTTCTTCGACGCGAACGCGGACGACGCGGTCAATTACGGCGGCATCGGCGCCGTGATCGGCCACGAGATCAGCCACGGCTTCGACGACCAGGGCGCCCAGTACGACGGCGACGGCAATCTGCGCGACTGGTGGACGGAAACGGACCACAAGAACTTCAAGGCCAAGACGCAGATGCTGGTCAACCAGTACAACCAGTTCGAGCCGATCAAGGGCTACCACGTGAACGGCGAACTGACGCTGGGCGAGAACATCGCCGACAACTCGGGTCTCGCCATCGCCTACAAGGCCTACAAGATCTCGTTGAAGGGCAAGAAGGCGCCGGTGATTGACGGCCTCTCCGGCGAACAGCGCCTGTATATGGGCTGGGCGCAGGTGTGGCGCACGAAGATGCGCGAGCAGCAGCAGATCGTCCAGGTGAAGACCGACCCGCACTCGCCGGGCCAGTTCCGCGCCAACGGCACGCTGCGCAACCAGCCGGGCTTCTACGATGCCTTCAAGGTCAAGCAGGGCGACAAGATGTACCTGGCGCCGCAGGATCGCGTGATCATCTGGTAA
- a CDS encoding right-handed parallel beta-helix repeat-containing protein yields MRNDVSPLYTPVTRNPAFPPAGLSIASLLLAMAGTAGAATLSVGPGKTYVSPCAAITAAKDGDTIEIVGDWTYSGDVCAIAHNNLTIRGVQGRPTIDAAERNHGGKGTWVVIGNNITVENVEMKGSKVPDGNGAALRLEGTNFTLRNAFIHDNENGILSGVNRASNVVIEHSEFGHNGSGTGQTHNLYIGNAKSLTFRYNYSHDANIGHNLKSRAMFNMIAYNRFSSTPPGKPGSTASGKPSYEIDLPNAGTSYLIGNVIEQPAINDNSNIVAYGEEGAINPGQDLYVINNTFLNDFTSGTFLFISGKVSTPALIQNNVFAGPGTLTTQSSAIQKDNHRLEKPGFIDRAGLSLRPLVNDMVQKAGPAADPWSSGLEVKGAAHKGRAQDAASR; encoded by the coding sequence ATGAGGAATGACGTGTCACCGTTGTACACCCCCGTAACGCGCAACCCGGCCTTCCCGCCGGCCGGCCTGTCGATCGCATCCCTGCTGCTGGCCATGGCCGGCACGGCGGGTGCCGCCACCTTGTCGGTCGGCCCGGGCAAGACCTATGTCTCGCCCTGCGCTGCGATTACCGCCGCCAAGGATGGCGATACCATCGAGATTGTCGGCGACTGGACATACAGCGGCGACGTCTGCGCCATCGCCCACAACAATCTGACCATCCGCGGCGTACAGGGTCGCCCGACCATCGACGCCGCCGAACGCAACCACGGCGGCAAGGGGACCTGGGTCGTCATCGGCAACAACATCACGGTCGAGAACGTCGAGATGAAGGGTTCGAAAGTACCGGACGGGAACGGCGCGGCGCTGCGCCTGGAAGGCACGAATTTTACGTTGCGTAACGCGTTCATTCACGACAACGAAAATGGCATTCTGAGCGGCGTCAATCGCGCCAGCAATGTGGTGATCGAGCACAGCGAGTTCGGCCACAACGGCAGCGGTACGGGCCAGACGCACAACCTTTATATCGGCAACGCCAAAAGCCTGACCTTCCGCTACAACTATTCGCATGACGCGAATATCGGGCACAACCTGAAGTCGCGCGCGATGTTCAATATGATTGCGTACAACCGCTTCTCGAGCACGCCACCCGGCAAGCCCGGCAGCACGGCCAGCGGCAAGCCGTCGTACGAAATCGACTTGCCGAATGCCGGCACGTCCTACCTCATCGGCAATGTGATCGAACAGCCGGCCATTAACGACAATTCAAACATCGTGGCGTATGGAGAAGAAGGGGCAATCAATCCCGGCCAGGATTTATATGTCATCAATAACACCTTCTTGAATGACTTCACCAGTGGCACGTTCTTGTTTATCAGCGGCAAGGTGTCGACACCGGCCCTGATTCAAAACAATGTATTCGCAGGCCCCGGCACACTGACTACCCAGTCCAGCGCCATCCAGAAAGACAATCATCGCCTGGAAAAACCCGGGTTCATCGACCGTGCCGGCCTCTCGCTACGGCCGCTTGTCAATGACATGGTCCAGAAAGCGGGCCCGGCGGCGGATCCGTGGTCCAGCGGCCTCGAGGTGAAAGGTGCTGCCCACAAAGGCCGTGCGCAGGACGCGGCCAGTCGTTGA
- a CDS encoding c-type cytochrome produces MSDAHTEHTSFIRTPKQLIIAVAGFFLVIVIGIILLVIFATNKPLGGAGSESQSAQAIAARVRPVAEEGFAFKDANAPKVLQSGQAVYNAVCVACHGTGAAGAPKAGDAGAWSARIAQGYDTLVQHAVQGIRAMPAKGGNPDLDNIEVARAVAYMANQSGAKFKEPEAPAQPAAAAAAPAAPAANATPAPAQPAATPGTPPVAGAIATPAVAGNNQAGKALFDATCVACHGAGIAGAPKFGDKAAWAPRIAQGTNTLYQHAIKGFQGKSGMMPPKGGSTAPDADVKAAVDYMVAAAK; encoded by the coding sequence ATGAGCGACGCACACACCGAACACACTTCCTTCATTCGGACTCCCAAGCAGCTGATCATCGCAGTAGCGGGTTTTTTCCTGGTCATCGTCATCGGCATCATTCTGCTGGTGATCTTTGCCACCAACAAGCCCCTGGGCGGCGCCGGGTCCGAAAGCCAGAGTGCGCAGGCCATTGCCGCGCGCGTGCGCCCGGTGGCCGAGGAAGGGTTTGCGTTCAAGGATGCGAATGCGCCCAAGGTTCTGCAATCGGGCCAGGCCGTGTATAACGCCGTGTGCGTGGCCTGCCACGGCACGGGTGCGGCCGGCGCACCGAAAGCCGGTGACGCCGGCGCCTGGAGCGCCCGCATCGCCCAGGGTTACGACACGCTCGTCCAGCACGCCGTACAAGGTATCCGCGCCATGCCGGCCAAGGGCGGCAATCCCGATCTCGACAATATCGAAGTCGCACGCGCGGTCGCCTACATGGCCAACCAGTCGGGCGCCAAGTTCAAGGAACCGGAAGCGCCGGCGCAACCAGCCGCAGCTGCGGCAGCGCCTGCAGCGCCCGCAGCGAACGCCACACCGGCACCGGCCCAACCGGCAGCAACGCCGGGCACGCCGCCCGTCGCCGGGGCCATCGCGACGCCGGCCGTGGCCGGCAACAACCAGGCCGGCAAGGCCTTGTTCGACGCGACCTGCGTGGCGTGCCACGGCGCCGGCATCGCCGGCGCGCCGAAATTCGGCGACAAGGCGGCCTGGGCACCCCGCATCGCCCAGGGCACGAATACGCTGTACCAGCATGCCATCAAGGGTTTCCAGGGCAAGTCCGGCATGATGCCGCCCAAGGGCGGTTCCACGGCACCGGATGCCGACGTGAAAGCCGCCGTGGACTACATGGTCGCGGCAGCGAAGTAA
- a CDS encoding glycosyltransferase family 2 protein, producing MSAKVFVIIVTYNGSKWVTPCFSSLRKSTVPLHTIVIDNGSQDDTLARIAADYPEVEIVNTGKNHGFGKANNIGMELAYRRGADYVFLLNQDAWIDPDAVEKLVDAHQRHPDYGIISPMHLNGASDGLDYGFSNYIGPNKCRGLYSDIYLGRVKDVYDVGFVNAAAWSMTRECLERVGGFSPSFFHYGEDDNYTQRLHFHKLKLGVLPTSRIYHDREQRPPSKFFESGETFRREVIARSSNPNANFSFGREWVSVFAHLVYALARVNTQDVKLQLAKARLLAGIDKAAVRANRERSKTGRAAFLDLDGSDEPIYPASMPLRQVTSVQ from the coding sequence ATGAGCGCCAAGGTTTTCGTGATCATAGTGACCTACAACGGATCGAAGTGGGTGACCCCATGCTTTTCGAGCCTGCGCAAGTCGACTGTGCCACTGCATACGATCGTGATCGACAACGGTTCGCAGGACGACACGCTGGCCCGCATCGCGGCCGACTATCCGGAAGTCGAGATCGTCAATACGGGCAAGAACCACGGTTTCGGCAAGGCCAACAACATCGGCATGGAACTGGCCTATCGACGCGGCGCGGACTATGTGTTCCTGCTTAACCAGGACGCCTGGATCGATCCGGACGCCGTCGAAAAGCTCGTCGACGCGCACCAGCGCCATCCGGACTACGGCATCATCAGCCCGATGCACCTGAACGGCGCCAGTGACGGCCTCGACTATGGCTTTTCCAATTACATCGGGCCGAACAAGTGCCGGGGCCTGTATTCGGATATCTACCTCGGCCGTGTGAAAGACGTATACGACGTCGGCTTCGTGAATGCCGCCGCCTGGTCGATGACGCGCGAATGCCTGGAACGGGTGGGCGGCTTCAGCCCGTCGTTCTTCCATTACGGCGAGGACGACAATTACACGCAACGTCTACACTTCCACAAGCTCAAGCTGGGTGTCCTGCCGACGTCGCGCATCTATCACGACCGCGAACAGCGCCCGCCCAGCAAATTCTTCGAGTCGGGAGAAACTTTCCGGCGCGAAGTCATCGCGCGCAGCTCGAACCCGAACGCGAATTTTTCGTTCGGCCGCGAATGGGTGTCCGTGTTCGCCCACCTCGTCTATGCGCTGGCGCGCGTCAACACGCAGGACGTCAAACTGCAGTTGGCCAAGGCCCGCCTGCTGGCGGGTATCGACAAGGCGGCGGTTCGCGCCAACCGCGAGCGCAGCAAGACGGGGCGCGCCGCGTTTCTCGATTTGGACGGCAGCGACGAGCCGATTTACCCTGCAAGCATGCCATTACGACAAGTTACGAGCGTTCAATAA
- a CDS encoding nucleotide sugar dehydrogenase, with protein MKPDEVIAVVGLGYVGLPLAVEFGKIGPTIGFDLSVAKVESYKKFVDPAGEVSTEQLRAAHHLSVTTDPAALAKADYILIGVPTPVDIAHVPDFAPLISASETVGKHMKRGAIVIFESTVYPGATEEVCIPVLEKFSGMKWKDGFHVGFSPERINPGDKEHTLTNVMKVVSGDDQETLDRVAAMYETVVKAGVHRASSLKVAEAAKVIENTQRDLNIALMNELAIIFDKIGIDTLEVLKAAGTKWNFLPFRPGLVGGHCIGVDPYYLTHKAEMIGYHPQVILAGRRINDGMAKFVAEKTVKSMISAGFHVKGSKVNVVGLTFKENCPDLRNSKVADIVYELQSYGVEVHVHDPVAEADEAQHEYGIKLESWEDLPKADALIVAVPHKEVLARSLTDFQSKLNEGGCFVDVKAQFDPNRIREAGYCVWRL; from the coding sequence ATGAAGCCAGACGAGGTCATCGCAGTAGTTGGATTGGGTTATGTAGGTTTGCCGCTGGCTGTCGAGTTCGGCAAGATCGGCCCGACGATCGGGTTCGATTTGTCGGTGGCAAAGGTCGAAAGCTACAAGAAATTTGTGGATCCCGCCGGGGAGGTGTCGACTGAACAATTGCGTGCAGCGCATCACCTGAGTGTCACCACCGATCCGGCTGCGTTGGCCAAGGCCGATTACATCCTGATCGGCGTCCCGACTCCCGTCGACATCGCCCACGTGCCCGACTTCGCGCCGCTGATCAGCGCCAGCGAAACCGTCGGCAAGCACATGAAGCGCGGCGCGATCGTGATCTTCGAGTCGACCGTCTATCCGGGCGCCACCGAGGAAGTTTGCATCCCCGTCCTGGAAAAATTCTCCGGCATGAAGTGGAAGGACGGCTTCCACGTCGGCTTCTCGCCCGAGCGCATCAACCCGGGCGACAAGGAACATACGCTCACCAACGTGATGAAAGTGGTCTCCGGCGACGACCAGGAAACCCTGGACCGTGTCGCAGCCATGTACGAGACCGTCGTCAAGGCCGGCGTGCACCGCGCGTCCAGCCTCAAGGTCGCGGAAGCGGCCAAGGTCATCGAGAACACCCAGCGCGACCTGAACATCGCCCTGATGAACGAACTGGCGATCATCTTCGACAAGATCGGCATCGACACGCTGGAAGTGCTGAAGGCCGCCGGGACGAAATGGAACTTCCTGCCGTTCCGTCCGGGCCTGGTGGGCGGCCACTGCATCGGCGTCGACCCGTACTACCTGACCCACAAGGCCGAGATGATCGGCTACCACCCGCAAGTGATCCTGGCCGGCCGCCGCATCAATGACGGCATGGCCAAGTTCGTGGCGGAGAAGACCGTCAAGTCGATGATTTCGGCCGGCTTCCACGTCAAGGGCTCGAAGGTCAACGTGGTCGGCCTGACGTTCAAGGAAAATTGCCCCGATCTGCGCAATTCCAAGGTCGCCGATATCGTGTACGAGCTACAGTCTTACGGCGTGGAAGTGCATGTGCACGATCCGGTGGCGGAGGCGGACGAAGCCCAGCACGAGTACGGCATCAAGCTGGAGAGCTGGGAAGACCTGCCCAAGGCCGATGCGCTGATCGTCGCGGTTCCGCACAAGGAAGTGCTGGCGCGCTCGCTGACGGATTTCCAGTCCAAGCTGAACGAAGGCGGCTGTTTCGTCGACGTGAAGGCCCAGTTCGATCCGAACCGGATCCGCGAGGCCGGTTACTGCGTCTGGCGTTTGTAA
- a CDS encoding TIGR03013 family XrtA/PEP-CTERM system glycosyltransferase translates to MSKIVFVLLFVEVLVLLGAVYIGAAVRFMEVGQNAGLPNIGHLDHFFTSAIAFTAAIIFSMSAMGMYQLDFNEGLRHPFFMKLMPSFLMGFLILTLVFYVAPDLYFGRGIMALVFGIAASGIFLARMVFFKSSELRFLETRILFLGSGPLAKECSDLAMQSASYHRYNIAGFVPTPTEELCVPSTSLLKSREGESLVALARQYNVEEIVVSVQNRRGGFPIKDLLECKLQGFKVTDAATFFERETCQIRVDSLQPSWLVFGGGFDQSFVRTFMKRSFDIICSLIIMVLTLPLMLLAALAVKVEDGGPVFYSQERVGKDGATFFVHKFRSMRTDAEKGGKPQWAQQNDPRITRVGNFMRKTRIDELPQVLNVLKGDMSFVGPRPERQYFVDQLIEVVPYYNVRHSVKPGITGWAQVRYGYGSSAEDALQKLQYDLYYVKNNSLFLDVLILIDTLKVVLFRSGR, encoded by the coding sequence GTGTCGAAGATCGTATTCGTCCTGCTGTTCGTTGAAGTGTTGGTACTGCTCGGCGCAGTCTACATCGGCGCGGCGGTGCGGTTCATGGAAGTGGGCCAGAACGCCGGCCTGCCCAATATCGGCCATCTCGATCATTTCTTCACGTCCGCCATCGCCTTTACCGCAGCGATCATCTTCAGCATGAGTGCGATGGGGATGTACCAGCTCGACTTCAACGAAGGCCTGCGTCATCCGTTCTTCATGAAGCTGATGCCCTCGTTCCTGATGGGCTTCCTGATCCTGACGCTCGTGTTCTACGTGGCGCCGGACCTGTACTTCGGACGCGGCATCATGGCGCTCGTGTTCGGTATCGCCGCCAGCGGCATCTTCCTGGCGCGCATGGTGTTCTTCAAGTCGTCCGAACTGCGCTTCCTGGAAACCCGCATCCTGTTCCTGGGCAGCGGCCCGCTGGCCAAGGAATGCAGCGACCTGGCCATGCAGAGCGCCAGCTACCACCGCTACAACATCGCCGGCTTCGTGCCGACGCCGACCGAAGAACTGTGCGTGCCGTCGACCAGCCTGCTGAAATCGCGCGAGGGTGAGTCGCTCGTCGCGCTGGCGCGCCAGTACAACGTCGAGGAAATCGTCGTCTCCGTGCAGAACCGCCGCGGCGGCTTCCCCATCAAGGATCTGCTCGAGTGCAAGCTGCAGGGCTTCAAGGTCACGGACGCCGCCACCTTCTTCGAGCGCGAGACTTGCCAGATCCGCGTCGATTCGCTGCAGCCGTCGTGGCTGGTGTTCGGCGGCGGTTTCGACCAGAGCTTCGTGCGCACGTTCATGAAGCGCAGCTTCGACATCATCTGCAGCCTGATCATCATGGTGCTGACGCTGCCGCTGATGCTGCTGGCGGCGCTGGCCGTCAAGGTCGAAGACGGCGGCCCCGTGTTCTATTCGCAGGAGCGGGTCGGCAAGGACGGCGCGACGTTCTTCGTCCACAAATTCCGCAGCATGCGCACGGACGCGGAAAAGGGCGGCAAGCCGCAATGGGCGCAGCAGAACGATCCGCGCATCACGCGCGTCGGCAATTTCATGCGCAAGACGCGTATCGACGAGCTGCCGCAGGTGCTCAACGTGCTCAAGGGCGACATGTCGTTCGTCGGCCCGCGTCCCGAGCGCCAGTATTTCGTCGACCAGCTGATCGAGGTGGTCCCGTATTACAACGTGCGTCACAGCGTCAAGCCGGGCATTACCGGCTGGGCCCAGGTACGCTACGGCTACGGCTCGTCGGCCGAAGACGCGCTGCAGAAACTGCAGTACGACCTGTACTACGTGAAGAACAACAGCCTGTTCCTGGATGTCCTGATCCTGATCGACACGCTGAAGGTCGTCCTGTTCCGCAGCGGACGCTGA